A genome region from Camelina sativa cultivar DH55 chromosome 10, Cs, whole genome shotgun sequence includes the following:
- the LOC104729529 gene encoding transcription factor BEE 2 isoform X2, whose amino-acid sequence MDLSVLDRLKWLQQQQLVSPEFLQIIGSDGREELKRVETYLGNNNDELQSFRHFQEFGPDYDTIDGCISRTSSFHMEPVKNNEDNRAIALHNKRKLEGKTEQREKKKKIKAEDETESSMKGKSNMSNTETSSEIQKPDYIHVRARRGEATDRHSLAERARREKISKKMKCLQDIVPGCNKVTGKAGMLDEIINYVQSLQQQVEFLSMKLSVINPELESHIDELSAKQAYFTGLPEAVSKQSMMADFRYFPLHQQGSLDYSVINANQTTSLGAKDQTSSSWETNSQCLYNSFRTDSVSNFFSLK is encoded by the exons ATGGACTTGTCTGTACTTGATAGGCTTAAATGGCTACAACAGCAACAATTGGTTTCACCTGAGTTTCTTCAGATAATTGGCTCAGATGGGAGAGAAGAGCTCAAGAGAGTTGAGACTTATTTGGGAAACAACAATGATGAGTTGCAGAGCTTCAGACATTTTCAAGAATTCGGACCAGATTATGATACTATTGATGGCTGCATTTCCAGGACAAGTAGCTTCCATATGGAACCAGTGAAGAACAATGAAGATAACAGAGCCATTGCCTTGCATAACAAGAGAAAGCTAGAG GGTAAGAcagaacagagagagaagaagaagaagatcaaagcaGAGGATGAAACAGAGTCAAGCATGAAAGGAAAATCAAACATGAGCAACACAGAGACATCTTCAGAGATCCAGAAACCAGATTACATCCATGTGAGAGCTAGACGAGGTGAAGCCACAGACAGACATAGCTTAGCAGAAAGG GCAAGGAGAGAAAAGATAAGCAAGAAGATGAAATGTCTTCAAGATATTGTTCCTGGATGCAACAAAGTTACTGGAAAAGCCGGTATGCTTGATGAGATCATCAACTATGTTCAATCTCTGCAACAGCAAGTCGAGTTCCTGTCGATGAAACTCTCTGTCATTAATCCAGAACTTGAGTCTCATATCGATGAATTATCCGCAAAACAG GCTTACTTCACAGGACTTCCAGAAGCTGTCTCGAAGCAGTCAATGATGGCGgattttagatattttccaTTACATCAGCAAGGATCTCTCGATTACTCAGTCATAAACGCAAACCAAACCACATCTCTCGGCGCT AAAGATCAGACATCTTCAAGCTGGGAAACTAACTCACAATGTCTTTACAACAGCTTCAGAACCGATTCCGTTTCCAATTTCTTCAGCCTCAAGTAA
- the LOC104729529 gene encoding transcription factor BEE 2 isoform X1 yields MDLSVLDRLKWLQQQQLVSPEFLQIIGSDGREELKRVETYLGNNNDELQSFRHFQEFGPDYDTIDGCISRTSSFHMEPVKNNEDNRAIALHNKRKLEGKTEQREKKKKIKAEDETESSMKGKSNMSNTETSSEIQKPDYIHVRARRGEATDRHSLAERARREKISKKMKCLQDIVPGCNKVTGKAGMLDEIINYVQSLQQQVEFLSMKLSVINPELESHIDELSAKQFQAYFTGLPEAVSKQSMMADFRYFPLHQQGSLDYSVINANQTTSLGAKDQTSSSWETNSQCLYNSFRTDSVSNFFSLK; encoded by the exons ATGGACTTGTCTGTACTTGATAGGCTTAAATGGCTACAACAGCAACAATTGGTTTCACCTGAGTTTCTTCAGATAATTGGCTCAGATGGGAGAGAAGAGCTCAAGAGAGTTGAGACTTATTTGGGAAACAACAATGATGAGTTGCAGAGCTTCAGACATTTTCAAGAATTCGGACCAGATTATGATACTATTGATGGCTGCATTTCCAGGACAAGTAGCTTCCATATGGAACCAGTGAAGAACAATGAAGATAACAGAGCCATTGCCTTGCATAACAAGAGAAAGCTAGAG GGTAAGAcagaacagagagagaagaagaagaagatcaaagcaGAGGATGAAACAGAGTCAAGCATGAAAGGAAAATCAAACATGAGCAACACAGAGACATCTTCAGAGATCCAGAAACCAGATTACATCCATGTGAGAGCTAGACGAGGTGAAGCCACAGACAGACATAGCTTAGCAGAAAGG GCAAGGAGAGAAAAGATAAGCAAGAAGATGAAATGTCTTCAAGATATTGTTCCTGGATGCAACAAAGTTACTGGAAAAGCCGGTATGCTTGATGAGATCATCAACTATGTTCAATCTCTGCAACAGCAAGTCGAGTTCCTGTCGATGAAACTCTCTGTCATTAATCCAGAACTTGAGTCTCATATCGATGAATTATCCGCAAAACAG TTTCAGGCTTACTTCACAGGACTTCCAGAAGCTGTCTCGAAGCAGTCAATGATGGCGgattttagatattttccaTTACATCAGCAAGGATCTCTCGATTACTCAGTCATAAACGCAAACCAAACCACATCTCTCGGCGCT AAAGATCAGACATCTTCAAGCTGGGAAACTAACTCACAATGTCTTTACAACAGCTTCAGAACCGATTCCGTTTCCAATTTCTTCAGCCTCAAGTAA